One Kangiella geojedonensis DNA segment encodes these proteins:
- the trmB gene encoding tRNA (guanine(46)-N(7))-methyltransferase TrmB codes for MNTDKNRVFKPEKLFAPRNFKCPQIKPNQYLEIGTGKGMHAMQFAQENPDKNLIAIERTRVKFDVFAARTAELELNNLLPVHADAIPWVVHGIAPSSLDGIFLLYPNPEPKNASQRWLNMPFFEFLLSRLKPLSPLVLATNIQEYADEAEEQAKQLWGLNVERVNVPQDSARTHFEVKYLARGETCHQLNMVKPKEYRTHFDDWVAPNNTQS; via the coding sequence ATGAATACTGATAAAAACAGGGTCTTTAAACCCGAAAAACTTTTTGCACCTCGTAATTTTAAGTGCCCACAAATCAAACCGAATCAATACTTAGAAATAGGTACGGGGAAGGGGATGCATGCGATGCAATTCGCTCAAGAAAACCCTGACAAAAATCTAATAGCTATTGAGCGTACTCGAGTTAAGTTTGATGTGTTTGCGGCTAGAACTGCGGAGTTGGAACTGAACAATTTATTACCAGTCCATGCTGACGCTATTCCGTGGGTTGTGCACGGCATTGCGCCGTCGTCGTTAGACGGTATCTTTTTGCTCTACCCAAACCCGGAGCCGAAAAATGCGAGCCAACGATGGCTCAACATGCCTTTCTTTGAGTTTCTATTATCACGCCTAAAGCCGTTGTCTCCATTAGTGTTGGCCACGAATATTCAGGAGTATGCTGATGAGGCTGAAGAGCAAGCAAAACAGCTATGGGGTTTAAACGTTGAGAGAGTTAATGTCCCGCAAGACAGCGCTAGAACCCACTTTGAAGTAAAGTATTTAGCACGGGGCGAAACTTGCCATCAGCTTAATATGGTCAAGCCTAAAGAGTACAGGACTCACTTTGACGACTGGGTGGCTCCCAACAATACGCAGTCCTAG
- a CDS encoding MgtC/SapB family protein produces the protein MIEIDWAVVLNHLITMMVAYVLAFPIAWNRESETKSAGIRTFPLVSIASCGFVLIAMDIFSEPSAQARILEGVVTGIGFIGGGAILKNGSSVTGLATAASLWGTAAIGIAVGTHRLEIALLLSIVTFITLQVMAKVKSKVPENEERCDNDT, from the coding sequence ATGATAGAAATAGACTGGGCGGTGGTTCTTAATCATTTAATCACGATGATGGTTGCTTATGTATTAGCATTTCCAATCGCGTGGAATCGTGAAAGTGAAACGAAGAGTGCAGGTATTCGTACCTTTCCGTTGGTGAGTATTGCTTCGTGTGGGTTTGTATTGATTGCGATGGATATATTTAGCGAGCCTAGTGCCCAAGCAAGAATATTGGAAGGCGTGGTCACGGGCATTGGCTTTATTGGTGGTGGTGCTATTCTAAAGAATGGTAGCAGTGTTACCGGATTAGCGACAGCTGCTAGCTTATGGGGGACCGCTGCTATTGGTATTGCGGTCGGAACACACCGTTTAGAAATTGCTTTACTACTAAGCATTGTTACTTTTATCACGCTTCAGGTTATGGCTAAGGTGAAAAGCAAAGTTCCTGAAAACGAAGAGCGATGCGATAACGATACTTAA
- a CDS encoding PilZ domain-containing protein — MVFKIKYLPSTTPSSFDNLKLPIESQRNCAINTERRQFTRVPVTAKALIEQDGEKYIAKVADISLNGAHLQTASSLKKENPIKLQLIFDELTPPIHMMAKIVYHNGEDYGVECQEIDIDSMLQLRSILTLYNNDPETIHQESQALWERNTQDSE, encoded by the coding sequence CTGGTCTTTAAAATCAAGTATTTACCGTCGACAACCCCTTCTTCCTTTGATAATCTTAAGTTACCCATTGAGTCACAAAGGAATTGTGCTATTAACACTGAGCGCAGACAATTTACCCGAGTGCCCGTCACTGCCAAAGCATTAATTGAGCAAGACGGAGAGAAGTATATTGCTAAAGTAGCTGATATTTCCCTTAATGGCGCGCACCTGCAGACTGCTTCCTCACTTAAAAAAGAAAATCCAATCAAGCTTCAACTCATTTTTGATGAACTCACCCCGCCAATCCATATGATGGCAAAGATTGTTTATCATAACGGTGAAGACTATGGCGTCGAATGCCAAGAAATTGATATCGACAGTATGCTACAACTTCGCTCAATTCTGACTCTGTACAACAACGATCCAGAAACCATTCATCAAGAATCCCAAGCATTATGGGAACGTAATACTCAAGATTCTGAGTAA